One Zeugodacus cucurbitae isolate PBARC_wt_2022May chromosome 3, idZeuCucr1.2, whole genome shotgun sequence genomic region harbors:
- the LOC105212540 gene encoding uncharacterized protein LOC105212540, with the protein MLSIQQVIKALRMLQNSSTKFVGGELIRQNFNRIVAETSVNATKSENVMNALGAIPPPTESAFALATTLVTSPPQSLTDEMISPKQQLQPHQIESKQQLFLATISSQTQQPQTYQQQPLRHSQVHEVKCGTSVERSVSVDLPAIENGGGTAGAANQIDVHSFKTTTTTTNAHASNYRKAIVTSTVTRSQQIHKFYQQHLHHFHTQNNQSLENKQTQYNAMSSLAAEPKTLKQEEQTAATTNGQYTPEDGNTSNGSSCNGNEQKNSSDKPCFNAGLGQILQFMELIGNLKHTKRTGWVLRNVSDPESISGHMYRMSMMTFLLDGSEGLNQIRCMELALVHDLAESVVGDLTPFCGVSKADKRAMEFKAMEDICKLIEPRGKRIMELFEEYEAGESAESKFVKDLDRLDMIMQAFEYEKRDNCLLKHQEFFDSTEGKFNHPFIKKLVDEIYVQRQNLARAEGATPPPPVQVPDIETLPSTNGQHKSADAVVTPAVASPKSETSTSS; encoded by the exons ATGCTCTCAATTCAGCAAGTTATCAAAGCTCTCCGAATGCTACAAAATAGTAGCACTAAATTTGTTGGCGGTGAGTTAATAAGACAAAACTTCAATCGAATTGTGGCTGAGACGTCCGTAAACGCTACTAAATCTGAAAATGTAATGAATGCGTTAGGCGCAATTCCTCCACCCACGGAAAGTGCATTTGCCTTGGCAACGACACTTGTGACGTCACCACCACAATCGTTAACCGATGAGATGATATCACcaaaacaacaactgcaaccacACCAAATTGAGAGCAAGCAACAGCTGTTCCTGGCAACTATTTCTAGTcaaacacaacaaccacaaacatATCAGCAACAACCACTGCGGCATTCACAAGTACACGAAGTTAAATGTGGAACTAGTGTAGAGCGTAGCGTCAGTGTTGATTTGCCAGCGATTGAAAACGGTGGTGGCACAGCTGGTGCGGCAAACCAAATTGACGTGCATTCATTTaagacgacaacaacaacaacaaacgcgcaTGCTTCAAATTATAGAAAAGCAATCGTAACTTCAACTGTAACACGTTCTCAACAGATAcataaattctatcagcagcaTCTGCATCACTTCCATACACAGAACAATCAAAGtttagaaaataaacaaacacaatATAACGCAATGTCATCGTTGGCGGCTGAACCTAAAACATTAAAGCAGGAGGAACAAACTGCGGCTACAACAAATGGACAGTATACACCAGAGGACGGAAATACCAGTAATGGCAGCAGCTGTAATGGCAATGAGCAGAAAAATTCGTCCGATAAGCCGTGCTTCAATGCCGGACTTGGTCAAATACTACAGTTTATGGAGTTAATAGGCAATTTAAAG cataCGAAGCGTACGGGCTGGGTGCTGCGCAACGTCAGCGACCCCGAATCGATATCGGGTCATATGTATCGCATGAGTATGATGACTTTTCTATTGGACGGTAGCGAAGGTCTCAATCAGATACGCTGCATGGAATTGGCGTTGGTGCACGATCTGGCCGAAAGTGTAGTTGGCGATCTCACGCCCTTCTGTGGCGTCTCCAAAGCGGACAAACGCGCTATGGAATTCAAGGCAATGGAAGACATTTGCAAGTTAATAGAACCGCGCGGCAAGCGTATCATGGAACTCTTCGAG GAATACGAAGCGGGTGAAAGCGCTGAATCGAAATTCGTAAAAGACCTCGATCGACTCGATATGATTATGCAGGCATTTGAGTATGAGAAACGTGATAATTGCCTGCTGAAACATCAGGAGTTCTTCGATTCAACTGAGGGCAAATTCAATCATCCATTCATTAAGAAACTGGTCGATGAAATCTACGTTCAGCGACAGAATTTGGCGCGCGCTGAGGGCGCTACGCCACCACCGCCAGTGCAAGTGCCCGATATTGAGACATTGCCCAGCACCAATGGCCAGCACAAGAGCGCGGATGCGGTTGTGACACCAGCTGTGGCGTCGCCAAAGAGTGAAACCAGCACCAGCAGTTGA